Part of the Flavobacterium sp. MDT1-60 genome, TCAACCGGTGATACTCATTTTATTTGTTACGCGATAGGAGATACCCCATACGGGCCTTTTACGTATAAAGGCAGAATTCTGAACCCCGTAATTGGCTGGACTTCTCATCATTCTATTTGTGAGATTGAAAACGAGTGGTATTTGTTTTATCATGATTCAAGCTTGTCAAAAGGAGTAACGCATTTAAGATCTATCAAAGTGACCAAAATTGAATACAATGCGGATGGCTCGATTGTTACGATTGATCCTTATGATAGAAAGAGAAATAAGCATTAAAAAAATTTTAAGAAAATCACAACCGGTTGTTTGTGATGTAGTATTTGAGTGGTTTAATGAGTAAATAAGTCCCAGTGGGACATCATATTTAGAAAATTGATATGTTATTGCAAATAAACTCCATCTGGGTGTGATCATTGGTCGTAATATCGCTCCGTCGGAGCTTTTAGAATTGTGATGATTTTTTTGCTATAAATATTACGCTCCGTTGGAGCTCGGGATGTAGAATAATTTTGCATGAACTAAAAAAAATGAATTGTTACAAAGTCCGATAGGGATACCATATTTATAGAATTGAAATGTTATTGTAAATGAAACCCCATCGGGGTGACATGTTTTAGTTTTTGATCGCGCTCCGCCGGAGCTTTTAGAATTGTGATGATTTTTTTGCTATAAATATTACGCTCCGCTGGAGCTTGGGATGTAGAATAATTTTGCATGAACTAAAAAATAAGTAATTGTTACAAAGTCCGATAGGGATACCATATTTATAGAATTGAAATGTTATTGTAAATGAAACCCCATCGGGGTGACATGTTTTAGTTTTTGATCGCGTTCCGCTGGAGCTTTTAGAATTATGATGATTTTTTTGCTATAAATATTACGCTCCGCTGGAGCTTGGGATGTAGAATAATTTTGCATGAACTAAAAAATAAGTAATTGTAAGAAAGTCCCATAAGGACGACATATTTGTAGAATTGATACATTATTTGTAAATGGAACCCCATCGGGGTGACATGTTTTAGTTTTTGATCGTGCTCCGCTGGAGCTTTTAAAGTTGTAGTGATTTTTTGCTATATATATTACGCTGTGCTGAAGCTTTCAAAATTAGTATTATGCCACATCTTTTGAAAGCGATTTGCGTGAGGGATAGCAGTGGAAAGCCCGGAGCCTGACGAAGGAAGTGCGAGGACTTGTAGCGGATAGCCCGGCACGCCTTTTTCGGCGGGACACGCCCACATTATTTTAAAAGTTAACATTTTTATTGTAAAAAGTATTTTTTTATTACAAACATTTATCTAATTTAGCATACCAGAACAGAACGGAACAGTATGTTAAACGAAGCGCAGGAAAAATTTGTATTTGTAATCAATCACGACAGTGATATTCCGAAATACCAGCAGTTGGTCAACGGAATAAATAATGCCATTGCAGAGAATATTCTGCAAAAAGGAGATTTGCTTCCGTCTGTAAATGCAATTTGTAAAGAAAATCAGTTGTCAAGAGATACTGTTTTTAAAGCTTACACTATTTTGAAGGATCAGAATGTAATTGATTCTGTTCCGAATAAAGGCTATTACGTTTCAGGCGAGACACGAAAAGTGCTTTTGGTATTAGATACTTTCAAGGCCTATAAAGAAGTTTTGTATCACTCGTTTGTGAATAATTTGCCGGACAATGTAATTACCGATGTGCAGTTTCATCACTATAATATTGATGTTTTTAAAACCATCATTAATAACAGTGTCGGGAAATATTACAAATATGTGGTAATGAATTTTGATGATAAAGAAGTAGCGCCCACATTATCGGCAATTTCGAATGATAAATTGCTTTTGATTGATTGGAATATCCATTCAAAAAAAGAGAATAATTATATTTTTCAGGATTTCGGGAAATCATTTTATAACGCACTGAAAGAGGCTGTTGATTTGTTTAAAAAGTATAAAAGCATTCATTTTATTTATCCTGATTATACGAGTCATCCAAAAGAAACAGTAGTGTTTTTTAAGAAATTTTGTACCGATTTTAATTTTGAAAACGAAATTATTACCGATGCAAAAAAGTTCAATATCGAAAAAGGAATTGCTTACATCAGTATCAGCGACAGGATTTTAGGACATTTTTTAGAGCAATGCAAAGAGAAGGATTTAGAGCCTGGAGAAGATGTTGGCTTTTTATCTTACAATGAAACGCCAATGAAGAAATTTATATACAAAGGAATCTCGGTTGTATCAACTGATTTTAAGGAACTAGGAACAAAAGCTGCGGCATTTATCACGCATGATGAAGTTGTGCAGTGTTATATACCAACAAATTTAATTTTAAGAGAATCATTATAAGTTATGTATTATATAGGATATGATATTGGAAGCTCGTCTGTAAAAGTAGCTATCGTTGAGGCTGAAACAGGCAAAAAAATAATTGTTTTGAATGAGCCGCAAAACGAAATGGAAATTGTGTCGCTACATTCTGATTGGGCGGAACAGGATCCTGAAATTTGGTGGCAGCACATTTGCACGGCTACCAAAAGAGCTATTCGTGAAGCTAATATAGATGCATCTAAAATTCAGGGCGTTGGTATTTCCTATCAGATGCACGGATTGGTTATTGTGGATGATGCATGCAACCCTTTGCGTAACTCCATTATTTGGTGCGACAGCCGAGCGGTTGAAATTGGAAATAAGGCTTACGCCGAAATAGGGGCAGAAAAATGTTCAGAGCATTTGTTGAATTCTCCGGGAAATTTCACCGCTTCAAAATTAAAGTGGGTGAAGGAAAACGAACCTGAAATCTATAAGAAGATTTATAAATATATGTTGCCGGGTGATTATATTGCCTATAAACTTACCGGAAAAGTAACCACAACAAAAAATGGTTTGTCTGAAGGAATGCTTTGGGATTATAAAGAAAACAAAGTGGCCAACTGGTTGTTGGATTATTACGGAATCGATCAGTCGTTGACTCCGGAGATCGTTGAAAATTTTACCAATCAGGGAACTTTAAACGAAAAGGCTTCAAAAGAATCAGGACTTCCTGTTGGAATTCCGGTTGTTTACAGAGCAGGAGATCAGCCGAATAATGCCTTGGCATTAAATGTTTTAAATCCGGGAGAAGTGGCGGCAACAGGCGGAACTTCCGGAGTTTTTTATGCCGTAAGCGAAATGTCTACAGGAAATAAAACAAACAGGGTTAACAATTTTGTACACGTTAATTACGAAGTTGAAACACCCCGAATAGGTAAATTATTAAACATAAATGGCGCCGGAATTCAGTATCGCTGGCTGCGCAATAATATGGGTGATGAAACTTACGAATCAATGAATCGTAAAGCTTCAAAAATTGCAATTGGATCTGAAGGTGTAGTGGTAATTCCGTTTGGAAATGGTGCTGAGCGTATGTTCAACAACAAAAATATCGGAACTCACTTTTTAAATCTGAATTTAAATATTCACCACAGTGCGCATTTATTCAGAGCTTCTCTGGAAGGAATTGCCTTTTCATTTGTGTATGGAATGGAATGTTTAAAAGACGACAATGCTACAATTAATGTCATCAGAGCCGGAAACGACAATTTGTTTCGTTCTGAAATTTTCTCCAATACCGTTGCTACATTAATTGGACACGAAATCGAAATTTACAATACAACGGGAGCAGTTGGCGCGGCAAGAGCAGTTGGTTTAAAAGATGGTGATTACAATAAATTTGGTTCAAGTATTACAACGAACGATCACGTAATGACTTTTTTACCATTGAAAAACAAAGAGCCGTATGAAAAGGCATATCAGAAATGGAAACAAGAATTAGAATTAATATTAACAAATAAATAAAAGAACAAATGATAGTTTTAGGAAATAAAGAATACTACAAAGGTATAGGTCAAATTAAATTTGAGGGAAAGGAATCAGATAATCCTTTAGCATTTAAATATTACAATCCAGACCAGGTTGTAGCTGGAAAAACAATGCGTGAGCACTTTAGATTTGCGATTGCTTACTGGCATACTTTCTGCGGACAGGGAAGTGATCCATTCGGACCTGGAACGCAACATTTTCCTTGGGATCAGCCTACAGATGCTATCGCTGCCGCAAAAGAAAAAGCAGATGCAGCATTCGAATTCATTACCAAAATGGGATTTGACTATTACTGTTTTCACGATTATGACTTGGTTAATGAAGGAGCTACTTTCGCAGAATCAGAAAGCAGATTGGCTACCATTACAGAATATTTGAAAGAAAAACAAGCCGCTTCCGGAGTGAAATTACTTTGGGGAACTGCAAACTGTTTTTCTAATCCAAGATATATGAACGGTGCTGCTACTAATCCGGATTTTAATGTATTGGCAAGAGCTGGAGGTCAAATAAAATTGGCATTGGATGCTACTATTGCTTTAGGAGGAGAAAACTATGTATTCTGGGGAGGTCGTGAAGGTTATATGACTTTGCTGAACACAGATATGGGAAGAGAATTGGATCATATGGGACAATTCCTGGCTCAGGCAAGAGATTACGCAAGAGCACAAGGATTCAAAGGAAATTTCTTCATTGAGCCAAAACCTATGGAACCAATGAAACACCAATATGATTTTGATTCGGCTACAGCTATTGGATTTTTGCATAAATACGGCTTAGAGAAAGATTTCAAGATGAACATCGAGGTGAATCACGCTACATTAGCTCAACACACTTTTCAACACGAAATGGAAGTAGCTGCCAAAGCGGGAATGTTAGGAAGTTTAGATGCAAACAGAGGTGATTACCAAAACGGATGGGATACCGATCAATTCCCAAATAACATCCAGGAAGTTACAGAAGCAATGTTGGTTTTCTTAAAAGCAGGTGGACTACAAGGTGGAGGAGTTAATTTTGATGCAAAAATTAGAAGGAACTCTACAGATATGGAAGATGTATTCTTAGCTCACATTGGTGGGGCCGATACTTTTGCCAGAGCATTATTAACGGCTGACAAAATTATCACATCTTCTCCTTATGATAAATTAAGAACACAACGTTATAGTTCTTTCGATTCTGGAAACGGAAAAGCTTTTGAAGAAGGAAAATTAAGTCTGACTGATTTATATAAAATTGCCCAGGAAAATGGTGAATTGAATTTACAAAGCGGTAAACAAGAATTGTTCGAAAATATCATCAATCAGTATATTTAATTGATTGAAAAGAGAAAAATAATTTTCGGTTATTGAAGTTACATCGAAATCAAGATTGTTTTTTGTAGTTTTTTTATCTCTGGCAAATATTTAGGTTAGTGTATTTGTCCGGGAGAATGAAGTGAATTATTTAGTAATTTATGACCGTTGATGTTGAAGAGGTCAACGGTCATATCATTAAATTTTCTTCAAATAAATAGTTTCTCAAACTGTTTTAACGGTGATTTCTTTGCTGTTTTCAAATTTCAATATACAATCATACTGCTGATTTCTAATTCATTTATGGAATTGGATGCAGGAAACTATTACTTATCAAATAAAAATTTAAACCACAAACCAATGAAATTTTTTATAGACACTGCCAATTTAGAAGATATTAAAGAAGCTCAGGCTTTAGGCGTTTTAGATGGCGTTACGACAAATCCGTCCTTAATGGCCAAAGAAGGAATTACAGGAAAAGATAGTATTTTGAAACATTATCTGGCTATCTGCAATATTGTAGACGGAGACGTTTCTGCAGAAGTTATTTCGACAGATTTTGACGGAATGATTAGAGAAGGCGAGGAACTTGCGGCTTTGCACAAGCAAATCGTAGTGAAGTTGCCAATGATCGCTGACGGAATTAAAGCGTGTAAATATTTTTCAGATAAAGGAATCAGAACCAATGTTACTTTAGTTTTTTCGCCGGGACAAGCTTTATTGGCTGCAAAAGCCGGTGCAACTTATGTATCTCCGTTTTTAGGAAGACTGGATGACATCTCAACAGACGGAATGCATTTGATTTCAGAAATCAGAGAGATTTATGATAATTATGCTTTCAATACTCAAATACTTTCAGCTTCTATCAGACATACGATGCACGTAGTGAATTGTGCCAAAGTAGGATCTGATGTAATGACCGGACCATTATCGTCTATTAAGGGATTGTTGAAACATCCTTTGACAGATATTGGACTAAATCAATTTATTGAAGATGCTAAAAGATGCAGCTTTAAGTAAAAATAAATCCATTATTAGAGATAAAAATCTTTTTTACTTTTTTAAGAACTCCTTTACTTTTTAGTAGGAGTTTTTTTGTTTTAAAACAAACGATTGTGTGAAAATAAAATTAATGAGATAAAAATATTCAAAATTATATTTTTCACCTGTTTTTCATTAATGAATAAGCGTATTGCCGCTGTTTACTAAGGTTTAAAGTTGGCAATTAGTAAAAATAAACTTTCTTTTTTCAGGCCAGGAGTATTGCTGCTACTGGCATAACAATTTTTACTTTTTTCGTATTAAATTTTATAATCGGTTAATTTACTTTTAAAATTTAGATTGTTAATGCTTTGTTCGTTATGATATGAACAAACTTTTATCTTAAAAATTATACTTACCCTATTTTATTCTGGCTTTTTTTTCGATATAAATAAAAAAATATTACGCAACCGATTGTGTGTTTTATATTTTTATTTATATTTGTTAAATGAATATTAAAAAAGAGTCTTAATCTGACTATTCAGACAACTTCTCATTTTAATCTTTCATACAGTAAAAAAAACTAACTCAACCATTCTATTAATTATCTAAATCAATTTTTTATGACTAACTTTTTTACAATTAAAAGCAAATCAAAACTCCTAAAGTGCTTGGGGTTTCTATCGCTGATGTTTCTGTTTTCTTTGAGTGCCAGTGCTCAGACAACAGTTACTGGAGTTGTTTCTGATGCTACTGGGCCTATTCCGGGTGCCAATGTGAATA contains:
- a CDS encoding GntR family transcriptional regulator, whose protein sequence is MLNEAQEKFVFVINHDSDIPKYQQLVNGINNAIAENILQKGDLLPSVNAICKENQLSRDTVFKAYTILKDQNVIDSVPNKGYYVSGETRKVLLVLDTFKAYKEVLYHSFVNNLPDNVITDVQFHHYNIDVFKTIINNSVGKYYKYVVMNFDDKEVAPTLSAISNDKLLLIDWNIHSKKENNYIFQDFGKSFYNALKEAVDLFKKYKSIHFIYPDYTSHPKETVVFFKKFCTDFNFENEIITDAKKFNIEKGIAYISISDRILGHFLEQCKEKDLEPGEDVGFLSYNETPMKKFIYKGISVVSTDFKELGTKAAAFITHDEVVQCYIPTNLILRESL
- a CDS encoding xylulokinase, translated to MYYIGYDIGSSSVKVAIVEAETGKKIIVLNEPQNEMEIVSLHSDWAEQDPEIWWQHICTATKRAIREANIDASKIQGVGISYQMHGLVIVDDACNPLRNSIIWCDSRAVEIGNKAYAEIGAEKCSEHLLNSPGNFTASKLKWVKENEPEIYKKIYKYMLPGDYIAYKLTGKVTTTKNGLSEGMLWDYKENKVANWLLDYYGIDQSLTPEIVENFTNQGTLNEKASKESGLPVGIPVVYRAGDQPNNALALNVLNPGEVAATGGTSGVFYAVSEMSTGNKTNRVNNFVHVNYEVETPRIGKLLNINGAGIQYRWLRNNMGDETYESMNRKASKIAIGSEGVVVIPFGNGAERMFNNKNIGTHFLNLNLNIHHSAHLFRASLEGIAFSFVYGMECLKDDNATINVIRAGNDNLFRSEIFSNTVATLIGHEIEIYNTTGAVGAARAVGLKDGDYNKFGSSITTNDHVMTFLPLKNKEPYEKAYQKWKQELELILTNK
- the xylA gene encoding xylose isomerase, whose protein sequence is MIVLGNKEYYKGIGQIKFEGKESDNPLAFKYYNPDQVVAGKTMREHFRFAIAYWHTFCGQGSDPFGPGTQHFPWDQPTDAIAAAKEKADAAFEFITKMGFDYYCFHDYDLVNEGATFAESESRLATITEYLKEKQAASGVKLLWGTANCFSNPRYMNGAATNPDFNVLARAGGQIKLALDATIALGGENYVFWGGREGYMTLLNTDMGRELDHMGQFLAQARDYARAQGFKGNFFIEPKPMEPMKHQYDFDSATAIGFLHKYGLEKDFKMNIEVNHATLAQHTFQHEMEVAAKAGMLGSLDANRGDYQNGWDTDQFPNNIQEVTEAMLVFLKAGGLQGGGVNFDAKIRRNSTDMEDVFLAHIGGADTFARALLTADKIITSSPYDKLRTQRYSSFDSGNGKAFEEGKLSLTDLYKIAQENGELNLQSGKQELFENIINQYI
- the fsa gene encoding fructose-6-phosphate aldolase, coding for MKFFIDTANLEDIKEAQALGVLDGVTTNPSLMAKEGITGKDSILKHYLAICNIVDGDVSAEVISTDFDGMIREGEELAALHKQIVVKLPMIADGIKACKYFSDKGIRTNVTLVFSPGQALLAAKAGATYVSPFLGRLDDISTDGMHLISEIREIYDNYAFNTQILSASIRHTMHVVNCAKVGSDVMTGPLSSIKGLLKHPLTDIGLNQFIEDAKRCSFK